One part of the Marinobacterium rhizophilum genome encodes these proteins:
- a CDS encoding potassium channel family protein, which translates to MLLLKRLRKLIYHNFKEMKWQGLLLSLLGYMLLCWLVLRLLGETELAGADYLYWLIVTASTVGYGDLSPATAGGKLFSAFFVIPIGLGLFALTVGKVAAFSAYQWRKGIMGMKALNLNEHILVIGWDPQRTPQLLRLLLIEARQNLGRTLCLCVSDEIENPLPGEIEFVRVSAYNDPAEMQRSCIDQASSIIIDCARDDSTLAAALYSHSRNPGAHSIAYFRDQSLSQLLRHHCPNIECTPSVAVELMVKAAMDPGSSALHRQLLSAGDGMTQYSVRYPDALAPISIRRLYAPLKEHYQATLIAVDLEADGEPEVNPPLDLELHPGALIYYIAPARIHAFDWAALTQP; encoded by the coding sequence ATGCTGCTGTTGAAACGCCTGCGCAAGCTGATCTACCACAACTTCAAGGAAATGAAGTGGCAGGGCCTGCTGCTATCACTGCTGGGTTACATGCTGCTGTGCTGGCTGGTACTGCGCCTGCTGGGGGAAACCGAGCTGGCCGGGGCCGACTACCTCTACTGGCTCATCGTCACGGCTTCGACGGTGGGCTATGGCGACCTGTCGCCCGCCACCGCCGGCGGCAAGCTGTTCAGCGCATTTTTCGTTATTCCGATCGGGCTGGGCCTGTTCGCACTGACCGTCGGCAAGGTTGCCGCCTTCAGTGCCTACCAATGGAGAAAGGGCATTATGGGCATGAAGGCACTGAACCTGAACGAACACATTCTGGTCATCGGCTGGGATCCGCAGCGCACGCCGCAACTGCTGCGCCTGCTGCTGATTGAGGCGCGGCAAAACCTGGGGCGCACCCTCTGCCTCTGTGTCAGCGACGAGATCGAAAACCCGCTGCCCGGAGAAATCGAGTTCGTGCGGGTATCCGCCTACAACGACCCGGCTGAGATGCAACGCAGCTGCATCGACCAAGCCTCCAGCATTATCATCGACTGCGCCCGGGACGACAGCACCCTGGCCGCCGCCCTCTACAGCCACAGCCGCAACCCCGGCGCCCACAGCATTGCCTATTTTCGCGACCAGTCCCTCAGCCAGCTGCTGCGCCACCATTGCCCCAATATCGAGTGCACCCCCTCGGTAGCGGTGGAGCTGATGGTCAAGGCGGCGATGGACCCGGGCTCCAGCGCCCTGCACCGCCAGTTGCTCAGTGCCGGCGACGGCATGACCCAGTACTCGGTACGCTATCCCGATGCTCTGGCCCCCATCAGTATCCGTCGCCTGTACGCCCCGCTGAAGGAGCACTACCAGGCCACCCTTATTGCAGTGGACCTGGAGGCCGACGGCGAACCCGAGGTCAACCCGCCGCTGGATCTGGAGCTGCACCCCGGCGCGCTGATCTACTACATCGCGCCGGCCCGCATTCACGCCTTTGACTGGGCCGCCCTGACACAGCCTTGA
- a CDS encoding gamma-glutamylcyclotransferase: MITVLGFGSLLSERSALETVPGLSSFRRVRVPGYGRIFNKVGVVFFSRHGADPASLEIASCSTRAMPGVDIICSAFEVPEADFPALYEREHRYRWVEVEALDEFGGRCLGRLCTGSNDVDYRLNKCVTPTEYHRRVGRYYSGLLWRDDILPYPRYLAFCLRAAAAQGPEVLDNFMDCSFLADGRTSIRQYLDGPGSGLQWQGGADYGYQD, from the coding sequence ATGATCACGGTACTGGGGTTTGGCTCTCTGCTGTCCGAGCGCTCGGCGCTGGAAACCGTGCCCGGTCTAAGCAGTTTTCGCCGCGTTCGAGTGCCCGGATACGGCCGCATTTTCAACAAGGTTGGCGTGGTGTTTTTCAGTCGCCACGGGGCTGATCCTGCCAGTCTTGAAATTGCTTCCTGTTCAACCCGGGCGATGCCGGGGGTGGACATTATCTGTTCGGCATTTGAAGTGCCGGAGGCGGACTTTCCCGCGCTCTATGAACGTGAACACCGCTATCGCTGGGTCGAGGTCGAGGCGCTGGATGAATTCGGCGGACGCTGCCTTGGGCGTCTGTGCACCGGCAGCAATGACGTGGATTACCGCCTTAACAAGTGTGTGACACCGACGGAATACCACCGCCGGGTGGGCCGGTATTACAGCGGTCTGCTGTGGCGTGACGACATTCTGCCCTATCCGCGCTACCTCGCCTTTTGCCTGCGGGCCGCCGCCGCCCAGGGGCCCGAGGTGCTGGACAATTTCATGGACTGCAGCTTTCTGGCGGATGGCCGCACCAGTATTCGGCAGTACCTGGACGGGCCTGGATCGGGTTTGCAATGGCAGGGCGGAGCCGATTACGGTTACCAGGATTAG
- the ftsZ gene encoding cell division protein FtsZ — MFELADSIAQNAVIKVIGVGGGGGNAVQHMVSTDVEGVDFICANTDAQALSGLAARSVIQLGGELTKGLGAGANPEIGRQAALEDRERIAQMITGADMVFITAGMGGGTGTGAAPIVAEVARELGILTVAVVTRPFPFEGRKRLKIAEDGIRELKESVDSLIIIPNEKLLPVLGKNCSLINAFNAANDVLRGAVQGIADLIIRPGMINVDFADVRTVMSEMGMAMMGTGSGRGEGRAREATEAAINSPLLEDVDLKGARGVLVNITAGLDLSLGEFSEVGNIVEQYASDNATIVVGTVIDPEMSDEIRITVVATGLGQVQQQEVRVANGGTASVSSRPGPGKPTTDYSQLELPTVLRNRADERAARAAEAAQAPAQALQKTGTDDMDFLDIPAFLRRQAD; from the coding sequence ATGTTCGAACTGGCTGATAGCATTGCGCAAAATGCCGTCATCAAGGTGATAGGCGTGGGCGGTGGCGGCGGAAACGCCGTACAGCACATGGTCTCCACCGATGTTGAAGGTGTGGATTTTATTTGTGCCAACACCGACGCCCAGGCGCTTTCCGGGCTGGCGGCCCGCAGCGTGATTCAGCTCGGCGGCGAGCTGACCAAGGGGCTCGGTGCCGGCGCCAATCCGGAGATCGGTCGCCAGGCCGCCCTGGAAGACCGTGAGCGGATCGCGCAGATGATTACCGGAGCCGACATGGTGTTTATCACCGCCGGCATGGGCGGAGGCACCGGCACGGGTGCTGCCCCCATCGTCGCGGAAGTCGCGCGGGAGCTGGGTATCCTGACGGTTGCCGTGGTCACGCGGCCCTTCCCGTTTGAAGGCAGGAAACGCCTGAAGATCGCGGAGGACGGCATTCGCGAGCTCAAGGAAAGCGTGGATTCGCTGATCATTATTCCCAACGAAAAGCTGCTGCCGGTACTGGGCAAGAACTGCAGCCTGATCAATGCCTTCAATGCGGCCAACGATGTTCTGCGTGGCGCGGTGCAGGGGATTGCCGACCTGATTATTCGCCCGGGCATGATCAACGTCGACTTCGCGGACGTTCGCACCGTCATGTCCGAAATGGGCATGGCGATGATGGGTACTGGCAGTGGGCGCGGTGAAGGCCGTGCGCGGGAAGCCACGGAAGCTGCCATCAACAGTCCTCTGCTGGAAGACGTGGACCTCAAGGGGGCCCGCGGGGTACTGGTCAATATCACCGCCGGGCTGGATCTGAGCCTGGGGGAATTCTCAGAAGTCGGCAACATTGTCGAGCAGTACGCCTCCGACAACGCCACCATCGTGGTGGGTACCGTTATAGATCCCGAGATGAGCGACGAAATCCGCATTACCGTGGTCGCGACGGGGCTGGGCCAGGTACAGCAGCAGGAAGTTCGGGTGGCCAATGGTGGCACTGCCAGTGTGTCGTCTCGCCCGGGCCCCGGCAAGCCTACCACCGATTACAGCCAGCTGGAGCTGCCGACCGTGCTGCGCAACCGTGCCGATGAGCGCGCTGCCCGTGCAGCCGAGGCCGCGCAAGCGCCGGCGCAGGCATTGCAGAAGACGGGCACCGATGACATGGACTTTCTCGATATTCCGGCGTTCTTGCGCCGCCAGGCCGACTGA
- the ftsA gene encoding cell division protein FtsA: MVTPNNMIVGLDIGTSKVVCLVGEMDPNGRIELVGIGAQPSRGLKRGVVVNIESTVNSIQRAVEEAELMAGCKVHSVTVGIAGNHISSLNSHGIVAVREREVTEQDLERVIDAARAVAIPADQKIIHILPQEYLIDNQEGIKEPLGMSGVRLEAKVHLVTGSINAVQNIEKCVRRCGLDVDGVVLQPLASSYAVLTDDEKDLGVCLVDIGGGTTDIAVFTGGAIRHTASIPVAGDQVTNDLAMALRTPTQNAEELKVKYACALAQLARADETIKVPSVGERPPRSLSRQSLAEVVEPRYEELFSLIQAELRRCGFEDLVAAGIVLTGGTAKMEGAVELAEEIFHIPVRLASPTGIYGMEDILGNPIYATAQGLLLYARQNFNGAYSGQGEASRREPQPIEVVEQPGMVERMKSWLQGNF, encoded by the coding sequence ATGGTAACGCCTAATAATATGATTGTCGGACTCGACATCGGAACCTCCAAGGTGGTCTGCCTGGTGGGCGAGATGGATCCGAACGGGCGTATTGAGCTGGTGGGTATCGGTGCTCAGCCTTCCCGGGGGTTAAAGCGCGGTGTGGTCGTCAATATCGAGTCCACCGTGAATTCGATCCAGCGGGCGGTGGAAGAGGCCGAGCTGATGGCCGGCTGCAAGGTGCACTCCGTGACCGTGGGCATCGCCGGCAACCATATCAGCAGCCTGAATTCCCACGGAATTGTCGCCGTACGCGAGCGGGAAGTGACCGAGCAGGACCTGGAGCGGGTGATCGATGCCGCCCGGGCTGTCGCCATTCCGGCGGATCAGAAAATCATTCATATATTGCCGCAGGAATACCTGATCGATAACCAGGAGGGCATCAAGGAGCCTCTGGGGATGTCGGGTGTGCGCCTGGAAGCCAAGGTGCACCTGGTGACCGGGTCCATCAATGCCGTGCAGAACATCGAAAAGTGCGTCCGTCGTTGCGGTCTGGATGTCGACGGTGTGGTGTTGCAGCCGCTGGCCTCGAGCTATGCGGTGCTGACCGACGACGAAAAGGACCTTGGCGTCTGCCTGGTGGATATTGGTGGCGGTACCACCGATATCGCGGTCTTTACCGGCGGAGCCATTCGGCATACGGCCTCCATTCCAGTGGCCGGTGACCAGGTGACCAACGATCTTGCCATGGCGTTGCGCACGCCGACGCAGAACGCCGAAGAACTTAAGGTGAAGTATGCCTGCGCCCTGGCACAGCTGGCACGGGCCGATGAAACCATCAAGGTGCCCAGTGTTGGCGAACGCCCGCCGCGCAGCCTGTCGCGCCAGTCCCTCGCCGAGGTGGTCGAGCCCCGTTACGAGGAGCTGTTTTCGCTGATTCAGGCGGAACTGCGTCGCTGCGGTTTCGAGGATCTGGTGGCGGCGGGCATCGTGCTCACCGGCGGCACGGCGAAGATGGAAGGGGCGGTTGAGCTGGCCGAGGAAATTTTCCATATTCCGGTACGCCTCGCCAGCCCGACGGGCATCTATGGCATGGAGGATATCCTGGGCAACCCGATTTATGCCACGGCACAGGGATTGCTGCTCTATGCCCGGCAGAATTTTAACGGCGCCTATTCCGGCCAGGGTGAAGCGTCGAGGCGCGAGCCTCAGCCCATCGAGGTTGTGGAGCAGCCTGGAATGGTTGAGCGCATGAAATCCTGGCTGCAGGGTAATTTTTAG